From Rubrivirga sp. SAORIC476, a single genomic window includes:
- a CDS encoding DUF3857 domain-containing protein, with amino-acid sequence MHRLLLAFLVALVALTPLVAEAQDPPIRWGRLSDTEKTIDSWPDDPDASAIVLGDVGFSEVRIDGGRGVTFRLRHHKRVKVLDADGYGLGEFSLRFRADRGTDVRRIRAQTFVPDGEGDFRRVELSGRDIFDDEVEDGIREVRFSMPALAPGAIFEYEYTYETESITVLPTWTFQSEEPTLVSELRFETPQFFDYVSILQGDHIETMPQEQVNGMDFNAVKSRWVARDVPALRDEPYTTTEADYIERIGFQLSRVNRLDGFVDQVLTTWETVAQELRDNASFGRRMERNPRVREIAESVEGTPAEKARALYDIVRRDYVWTGRGGIFAERDLDDVVQTKSGSEAELTFLLLEMFEEAGIPAQPVILSGRSNGRAIRQYPIVSQFDTILALVQIPGEAPELLSPLNRHRPYGQIPEDALNENAWIADADGPAWIAFDAPGGTATTTFISGTLTEDGGLTGDLQLRLTGYDAFDARVRLSEAESGSPSDAAEAVEETADAEEDVEIDVVEVIGVDTPEEPLSVKATFVAPSAEVVGDEMYVSPFVAMQLDENPFERETRTFPVDFAYPFTRTYVADITVPEGWEPIDLPDPVQMTIPSRVVTYTRTMAPRPGGLQVRAVLTVAASKVQPVEYPALRDLYDEIVAAETEAVVIARVAEAAAEAPVDEVTDEAPEAVEDGQ; translated from the coding sequence GTGCACCGACTCCTCCTGGCCTTCCTGGTCGCTCTCGTCGCCCTCACCCCGCTGGTCGCCGAGGCCCAGGACCCGCCCATCCGGTGGGGACGCCTCTCCGACACGGAGAAGACCATCGACAGCTGGCCCGACGACCCGGACGCGTCGGCCATCGTCCTGGGCGACGTCGGGTTCTCAGAGGTCCGCATCGACGGCGGGCGCGGGGTCACCTTCCGCCTGCGCCATCACAAGCGCGTCAAGGTGCTCGACGCCGACGGCTACGGGCTCGGCGAGTTCAGCCTCCGGTTCCGCGCCGACCGCGGCACCGACGTGCGGCGGATCCGCGCGCAGACGTTCGTGCCCGACGGCGAGGGCGACTTCCGGCGGGTGGAGCTCTCCGGCCGCGACATCTTCGACGACGAGGTGGAGGACGGCATCCGCGAGGTCCGCTTCTCGATGCCCGCGCTCGCGCCCGGCGCCATCTTCGAGTACGAGTACACCTACGAGACCGAGTCCATCACGGTGCTCCCGACGTGGACCTTCCAGTCCGAGGAGCCGACACTGGTGAGCGAGCTCCGCTTCGAGACGCCGCAGTTCTTCGACTACGTGTCCATCCTCCAGGGCGACCACATCGAGACGATGCCCCAGGAGCAGGTCAACGGGATGGACTTCAACGCCGTCAAGTCGCGCTGGGTGGCCCGCGACGTGCCCGCCCTCCGCGACGAGCCCTACACGACCACCGAGGCGGACTACATCGAGCGGATCGGCTTCCAGCTCAGCCGCGTCAACCGCCTCGACGGCTTCGTGGACCAGGTGCTGACGACCTGGGAGACGGTCGCCCAGGAACTCCGCGACAACGCGTCGTTCGGGCGCCGCATGGAGCGCAACCCGCGCGTTCGGGAGATCGCGGAGAGCGTCGAGGGCACGCCGGCCGAGAAGGCGCGGGCGCTCTACGACATCGTCCGGCGGGACTACGTGTGGACCGGCCGCGGCGGCATCTTCGCCGAGCGCGACCTGGACGACGTGGTGCAGACGAAGTCGGGCTCGGAGGCCGAGCTGACGTTTCTGCTGCTGGAGATGTTCGAGGAGGCGGGCATCCCGGCCCAGCCGGTCATCCTCTCGGGCCGCTCGAACGGGCGGGCCATCCGGCAGTACCCCATCGTCAGCCAGTTCGACACCATCCTGGCACTCGTCCAGATCCCGGGCGAGGCGCCGGAGCTGCTCTCGCCGCTCAACCGCCACCGCCCCTACGGCCAGATCCCGGAGGACGCGCTCAACGAGAACGCCTGGATCGCCGACGCCGACGGTCCGGCCTGGATCGCGTTCGACGCCCCTGGCGGCACGGCCACGACCACGTTCATCAGCGGGACGCTGACCGAGGACGGCGGGCTCACCGGCGACCTCCAGCTCCGCCTCACCGGCTACGACGCCTTCGACGCGCGCGTCCGCCTCTCGGAGGCCGAGTCCGGGTCGCCCTCCGACGCCGCCGAGGCGGTCGAGGAGACGGCCGATGCCGAGGAGGATGTCGAGATCGATGTCGTTGAGGTCATCGGCGTCGACACGCCCGAGGAGCCGCTCAGCGTCAAGGCGACGTTCGTGGCGCCCTCCGCCGAGGTCGTCGGCGACGAGATGTACGTCTCGCCCTTCGTGGCGATGCAGCTCGACGAGAACCCCTTCGAGCGCGAGACGCGCACCTTCCCCGTCGACTTCGCCTACCCCTTCACACGCACCTACGTCGCCGACATCACGGTGCCCGAGGGCTGGGAGCCGATCGACCTGCCGGACCCGGTCCAGATGACCATTCCCAGCCGCGTGGTCACCTACACCCGCACCATGGCGCCGCGACCGGGCGGCCTCCAGGTCCGCGCCGTGCTGACGGTGGCGGCCTCGAAGGTCCAGCCCGTCGAGTACCCGGCCCTCCGGGACCTCTACGACGAGATCGTGGCCGCCGAGACCGAGGCCGTCGTGATCGCACGGGTGGCGGAGGCCGCCGCCGAGGCGCCGGTGGACGAGGTGACCGACGAGGCCCCCGAGGCGGTGGAGGACGGACAGTGA
- a CDS encoding low molecular weight protein tyrosine phosphatase family protein, producing the protein MASPLRVLFVCSRNRLRSPTAESVVADWPDVEAVSAGTAPDAEARVSADLVEWADVVVAFEASHRRRLLRAFGPLLADTRVVVLGIPDDYAVMDPALVRLLRDRLPPVLGLDPPA; encoded by the coding sequence TTGGCGTCTCCGCTCCGCGTCCTGTTCGTCTGCAGCCGCAACCGGCTCCGCAGCCCCACCGCCGAGTCCGTCGTCGCGGACTGGCCGGACGTGGAGGCCGTCTCCGCCGGGACCGCGCCCGACGCCGAGGCGCGCGTCTCCGCCGACCTCGTGGAGTGGGCCGACGTGGTGGTCGCGTTCGAGGCCTCGCATCGCCGCCGTCTCCTACGGGCTTTCGGTCCGCTCCTGGCCGACACGCGGGTCGTCGTGCTCGGCATTCCGGACGACTATGCGGTCATGGACCCGGCCCTCGTCCGCCTGCTGCGGGACCGGCTTCCCCCGGTGCTCGGCCTGGACCCGCCCGCCTAG
- a CDS encoding glutaminase, producing the protein MDTGSVLSTIAAEVQPLVGQGAVASYIPPLAAIDPARFGLAVRATDGAEHAVGDATERFSIQSIAKVLSLAVAMDLEGDTLWARVGREPSGTAFNSLVQLEADGGVPRNPMINAGALVVMDAVLAHTGPDATPVLDLVRAATDDATLTVDGAVAEAEIATAHRTRALAHYLKAFGTLRGDPDTVVEAYCRLCALSMSCVELCRAFTFLATGGHAPSGQQVISTRQAKRLNAIMLTCGVYDEAGDFAYRVGLPAKSGVGGGIVAVMPGEFVAATWSPGLGPRGNSVAGTMALELLTTYTGRSVF; encoded by the coding sequence GTGGACACCGGCTCCGTTCTCTCTACCATCGCCGCTGAGGTCCAGCCGCTCGTCGGGCAGGGCGCGGTGGCGAGCTACATCCCGCCCCTCGCCGCCATCGACCCGGCCCGGTTCGGGCTGGCCGTCCGCGCCACGGACGGCGCCGAGCACGCCGTCGGCGACGCGACGGAGCGGTTCTCGATCCAGAGCATCGCCAAGGTGCTGTCGCTGGCCGTGGCGATGGACCTCGAAGGCGACACCCTGTGGGCGCGCGTCGGGCGGGAGCCCTCCGGCACGGCGTTCAACTCGCTCGTCCAGCTGGAGGCGGACGGCGGCGTCCCCCGCAACCCGATGATCAACGCGGGCGCGCTGGTCGTGATGGACGCCGTGCTGGCGCACACCGGGCCGGACGCGACGCCGGTCCTCGACCTCGTCCGCGCAGCGACCGACGACGCGACGCTGACCGTGGACGGTGCGGTGGCGGAGGCGGAGATCGCGACGGCCCATCGCACGCGCGCCCTGGCGCACTACCTGAAGGCCTTCGGCACGCTCCGCGGCGACCCCGACACGGTCGTGGAGGCGTACTGCCGCCTGTGCGCGCTGTCGATGAGCTGCGTCGAGCTGTGCCGGGCATTCACCTTCCTGGCGACCGGCGGGCACGCGCCCTCCGGCCAGCAGGTCATCTCGACGCGTCAGGCGAAGCGGCTCAACGCCATCATGCTCACATGCGGCGTCTACGACGAGGCGGGCGACTTCGCGTACCGCGTCGGGCTACCCGCCAAGAGCGGGGTCGGCGGAGGGATCGTGGCCGTGATGCCCGGCGAGTTCGTCGCCGCGACGTGGTCGCCCGGCCTCGGCCCACGCGGCAACTCGGTCGCGGGCACGATGGCGCTGGAACTGCTCACGACCTACACCGGCCGTTCCGTCTTCTGA
- the proC gene encoding pyrroline-5-carboxylate reductase, with protein MLLDQTLAVLGAGNIGRALIGGLLRGGDLSADRIRATRRSEDALAALAEKAPGIHVTTDNPAAVTGATVVLVAVKPQNAADLFAEIRDHVAPGTLVLSTLAGVTTASLAEALGQDLPVVRAMPNTPALVDEGATAIAPGAHATEAHVALAREIFLAVGRVVEVVPEHLMDAVTGLSGSGPAYVFMVIEALTDAGVKQGLPRTTSRRLSMQTVLGAARLAIETGEHPAILRDQVTTPGGTTITAVAELEKQGLRSMFIDTVAMATERSRQLGEG; from the coding sequence ATGCTTCTCGACCAGACCCTCGCCGTCCTCGGGGCCGGCAACATCGGCCGGGCCCTCATCGGCGGCCTCCTGCGCGGCGGCGACCTCTCGGCCGACCGCATCCGCGCGACGCGCCGCTCGGAGGACGCCCTCGCCGCGCTCGCCGAGAAGGCCCCCGGCATCCACGTCACGACCGACAACCCGGCCGCGGTCACCGGCGCGACCGTCGTGCTGGTGGCGGTGAAGCCGCAGAACGCCGCCGACCTGTTCGCCGAGATCCGCGACCACGTCGCCCCCGGTACGCTGGTGCTCTCGACGCTCGCGGGCGTCACGACGGCCTCGCTGGCGGAGGCGCTCGGGCAGGACCTGCCGGTGGTCCGCGCGATGCCCAACACGCCCGCGCTGGTGGACGAGGGGGCGACGGCCATCGCGCCGGGCGCGCACGCTACCGAGGCGCACGTGGCGCTGGCGCGGGAGATCTTCCTGGCCGTCGGCCGCGTGGTGGAGGTCGTCCCCGAGCACCTGATGGACGCCGTGACGGGTCTCTCGGGCAGTGGCCCGGCCTACGTGTTCATGGTCATCGAGGCGCTCACGGACGCGGGCGTCAAGCAGGGCCTCCCGCGGACCACCTCCCGGCGGCTCTCGATGCAGACCGTCCTCGGCGCCGCGCGCCTCGCCATCGAGACCGGCGAGCACCCGGCCATCCTGCGCGATCAGGTGACCACGCCCGGCGGGACCACCATCACGGCCGTCGCCGAGCTGGAGAAGCAGGGCCTCCGGTCGATGTTCATCGACACCGTCGCCATGGCCACCGAGCGCAGCCGTCAGTTGGGAGAGGGCTGA
- a CDS encoding DUF3857 domain-containing protein, producing MSLRPLLLALIGLLLAAPTEAQSWPVGVDVLMASGGAPVVVRRYHTVYEVSAPDRARTRVRLVMTAMNAAGREAVGELRVVHGGFRRLRSFEGTLYDAAGNEIRRLGRREDEDRVLDTLYDDLRLREGSLYADQYPFTVEWEYEIEHRGVLGWPTWRPQNRGWPVQDASFRLEVPAGTTVRQQARDLADAATILNEGRRDTYVWHVADAAVREPEPFGPPWWEQVPELRLGTDRFEIGDAPGRLDSWATFGTWYGDLGEGRRSLPPAAVADVYRVVEGAQTDAEKVRRLYRHLQQTTRYVSVQLGLGGWQPFDAAYVFERRYGDCKALTNYMQAMLDAVGIEAHPVLIEAGEDGSDLREDFPDNAFNHVILRVPLAEPAMRIPALVDGAVWLECTSPYAAFGHLGAFTEGRPGLLVDGAASRIIQTPVSGPETNWTRREATVTLDARGRAEADVRWLLHGEERTDAIVALDRATEAERGIVLRRVTGLPSLDVLDLDLGRLAERPDTLALAARLDVAHAARRAGSRLLLNLVPLSPAVAVPTAMDEPRTQPVRLGTATAERDSVRFLLPEGYAADNLPEPVELESPVGRYRLTASPDGDALVVVRELVVDAPNQPAEAYDAIRDFFQSVAEADGARAVVRRK from the coding sequence GTGAGCCTGCGCCCTCTCCTCCTCGCTCTGATCGGGCTGCTCCTCGCCGCGCCCACCGAGGCCCAGTCGTGGCCGGTCGGCGTGGACGTGCTGATGGCGTCCGGTGGCGCCCCCGTCGTGGTGCGCCGTTACCACACCGTCTACGAGGTGTCGGCGCCGGACCGCGCGCGGACGCGGGTCCGCCTGGTGATGACGGCCATGAACGCGGCCGGGCGCGAGGCCGTCGGCGAGTTGCGCGTGGTGCACGGCGGCTTCCGGCGGCTGCGCTCCTTCGAGGGGACGCTCTATGACGCCGCCGGCAACGAGATCCGTCGGCTCGGGCGCCGCGAGGACGAGGACCGCGTGCTGGACACCCTCTACGACGACCTCCGCCTGCGCGAGGGCTCGCTCTACGCCGACCAGTACCCGTTCACGGTCGAGTGGGAGTACGAGATCGAACACCGCGGCGTGCTCGGCTGGCCGACGTGGCGCCCGCAGAACCGCGGCTGGCCCGTCCAGGACGCGTCGTTCCGGCTGGAGGTCCCCGCCGGGACCACCGTCCGCCAGCAGGCGCGCGACCTCGCCGACGCCGCGACGATCCTGAACGAGGGCCGCCGCGACACCTACGTCTGGCACGTCGCCGACGCCGCGGTGCGCGAGCCGGAACCCTTCGGGCCGCCGTGGTGGGAGCAGGTGCCCGAGCTGCGCCTGGGCACCGACCGCTTCGAGATCGGCGACGCGCCGGGCCGCCTCGACTCGTGGGCCACGTTCGGCACCTGGTACGGCGACCTCGGCGAGGGGCGCCGCAGCCTCCCCCCCGCCGCCGTCGCCGATGTGTATCGGGTGGTCGAGGGCGCGCAGACCGACGCCGAGAAGGTGCGCCGCCTGTACCGCCATCTCCAGCAGACGACCCGCTACGTGTCGGTCCAGCTCGGCCTGGGCGGCTGGCAGCCGTTCGACGCGGCCTACGTCTTCGAGCGCCGCTACGGCGACTGCAAGGCGCTCACGAACTACATGCAGGCGATGCTCGATGCCGTCGGCATCGAGGCCCACCCCGTGCTCATCGAGGCGGGCGAGGACGGCTCGGACCTCCGGGAGGACTTCCCCGACAACGCCTTCAACCACGTCATCCTGCGGGTGCCGCTCGCCGAGCCCGCCATGCGGATCCCGGCGCTGGTGGACGGCGCGGTGTGGCTGGAGTGCACGAGCCCGTACGCCGCCTTCGGTCACCTCGGCGCGTTCACCGAGGGCCGCCCCGGCCTGCTGGTGGATGGCGCCGCGAGCCGCATCATCCAGACGCCCGTCTCGGGGCCCGAGACCAACTGGACGCGCCGCGAGGCCACCGTCACGCTCGACGCCCGGGGCCGCGCCGAGGCGGACGTCCGCTGGCTGCTCCACGGCGAGGAGCGGACCGACGCCATCGTCGCGCTCGACCGCGCCACCGAGGCCGAGCGGGGCATCGTGCTACGCCGCGTGACGGGGCTGCCCAGTCTCGACGTGCTGGACCTCGACCTGGGCCGCCTCGCCGAGCGGCCGGACACGCTCGCGCTGGCGGCACGCCTCGACGTGGCCCACGCTGCGCGCCGCGCCGGGAGCCGCCTTCTGCTCAACCTCGTCCCCCTCTCACCCGCGGTCGCGGTGCCGACCGCGATGGACGAGCCGCGCACCCAGCCGGTCCGCCTCGGCACCGCCACCGCCGAGCGCGACTCGGTCCGCTTCCTCCTTCCCGAAGGGTACGCGGCCGACAACCTGCCCGAACCCGTCGAGTTGGAGAGCCCCGTCGGGCGCTACCGCCTCACGGCCTCCCCCGACGGCGACGCGCTGGTGGTCGTCCGCGAACTGGTGGTCGACGCGCCCAACCAGCCCGCCGAGGCCTACGATGCCATCCGCGACTTCTTCCAGTCGGTCGCCGAGGCGGACGGGGCGCGGGCGGTGGTGCGACGGAAGTAG
- a CDS encoding CIA30 family protein, translating into MPLFLLLLALAACSTTPTPSPPVMSADSSLTLFDFDDPDAPGWQIENDGVMGGRSQGFVQIEEGTMVFTGEVVTQGGGFTSVRGERAADLSAYDGIELRVRGGGRTFDLDVDDGTRHRGREVNRQASFPTTEDWATVRVPFADLETTAHGEPVSVDPLDRSGIQTLGIYIADGIDGPFQLEVDWIRAYADA; encoded by the coding sequence ATGCCCCTCTTCCTTCTCCTGCTCGCCCTCGCGGCCTGCAGCACGACCCCCACCCCGTCCCCTCCTGTCATGTCTGCCGACTCCTCCCTGACCCTCTTCGACTTCGACGACCCGGACGCCCCGGGCTGGCAGATCGAGAACGACGGCGTGATGGGCGGACGCTCCCAGGGGTTCGTCCAGATCGAGGAGGGGACGATGGTGTTCACCGGCGAGGTGGTCACGCAGGGGGGCGGCTTCACGTCGGTCCGAGGTGAGCGCGCGGCCGACCTGTCGGCGTACGACGGGATCGAGCTCCGCGTCCGCGGCGGAGGGCGCACGTTCGACCTCGACGTCGACGATGGGACGCGGCACCGAGGCCGCGAGGTCAACCGGCAGGCGTCGTTCCCGACGACCGAAGACTGGGCCACCGTCCGGGTCCCGTTCGCCGACCTGGAGACGACCGCGCACGGCGAGCCGGTGTCCGTCGACCCGCTCGACCGATCGGGCATCCAGACGCTGGGCATCTACATCGCCGACGGCATCGACGGACCGTTCCAGCTGGAGGTCGACTGGATCCGCGCGTACGCCGACGCTTGA
- a CDS encoding mannose-1-phosphate guanylyltransferase, which yields MALHAVIMAGGIGSRFWPRSRRSHPKQFLDVFGDTSLIQNTFARLQPLVASENVLVVTNADYVEKTQQHLPAVPAANILGEPVARNTAPCIALAAAKLLAEDPDATMLVLPADHLIANVQRFHTVLRVAVEAAQGDGDGPAPLVTIGIRPTHPETGYGYIQFDADGDLDGVADDGPADAPRAHEVLTFAEKPDLQTAERFLDAGDFLWNSGMFIWRADAILAAFERYLPKVHRLFAPLADAFGTDREAEAIAEAYEQSPKISIDYGIMEQSDRVLVVPGSFGWSDVGDWRAVHELSAQDDAGNRSEGNVILKDTSRSFARSSDGRLLVLVGMQDALVVDTGDAVLVCHREEAQKVKDVVDFLDLHGMADYL from the coding sequence ATGGCCCTCCACGCCGTCATCATGGCCGGTGGCATCGGCAGCCGGTTCTGGCCGCGCAGCCGCCGCTCGCACCCGAAGCAGTTCCTCGACGTGTTCGGCGACACGTCGCTGATCCAGAACACGTTCGCCCGGCTGCAACCGCTGGTCGCGTCCGAGAACGTGCTCGTGGTCACGAATGCGGACTACGTCGAGAAGACGCAGCAGCACCTCCCGGCCGTGCCGGCGGCGAACATCCTCGGCGAGCCCGTCGCCCGCAACACGGCGCCCTGCATCGCGCTCGCGGCGGCCAAGCTGCTCGCCGAGGACCCGGACGCGACCATGCTCGTGCTCCCGGCCGACCACCTGATCGCCAACGTCCAGCGCTTCCACACCGTCCTCCGCGTCGCCGTCGAGGCGGCACAGGGCGACGGCGACGGGCCGGCGCCGCTCGTCACCATCGGCATCCGCCCGACGCACCCGGAGACGGGCTACGGCTACATCCAGTTCGACGCCGACGGCGACCTCGACGGCGTCGCCGACGACGGCCCGGCGGACGCGCCGCGCGCCCACGAGGTGCTCACGTTCGCCGAGAAGCCGGACCTCCAGACCGCCGAACGCTTCCTCGACGCGGGCGACTTCCTCTGGAACTCGGGCATGTTCATCTGGCGAGCCGACGCCATCCTGGCCGCCTTCGAGCGCTACCTCCCGAAGGTCCACCGCCTCTTTGCCCCGCTCGCCGACGCCTTCGGCACCGACCGCGAGGCGGAGGCCATCGCGGAGGCCTACGAGCAGAGCCCCAAGATCTCGATCGACTACGGCATCATGGAGCAGTCCGACCGCGTGCTCGTCGTGCCGGGCTCGTTCGGCTGGAGCGACGTCGGCGACTGGCGCGCGGTCCACGAACTCTCGGCTCAGGACGACGCAGGCAACCGCTCCGAGGGCAACGTGATCCTCAAGGACACGTCCCGCAGCTTCGCCCGCAGCTCGGACGGCCGCCTGCTCGTGCTCGTCGGGATGCAGGACGCGCTGGTGGTCGACACCGGCGACGCGGTCCTCGTCTGCCACCGCGAGGAGGCGCAGAAGGTCAAGGACGTCGTCGACTTCCTCGACCTCCACGGTATGGCGGACTACCTGTGA
- a CDS encoding zinc-dependent metalloprotease encodes MSRLLAAALVLVAAGCAAPASVAPPSDSPRSGLPAIDAKTAGLERQGGFVPVWWDADQGTIWLSVPLDTDLLYSVALAAGLGSNDVGLDRGQLGGERVVRFERVGRKVLLVQPNLRFRAGTDNAAERTAVADAFAPSVVWGFDVAAASDGRVLIDATDFVVRDAHGVADQLRQTGQGTFALDKSRSAPVPEMLKGFPENTELEARLTFASSQPGRYVRDVAADPQAVTVRVRHSFVQLPDDGYVPRAFAPASGYFPFTYADYAVPIGEDVVQRVVTRHRLTCAAPPDASGMCDPVEPIVYYLDPGTPEPVRSALLDGARWWAEAFEAAGWRDAYRVEVMPDSLDPLDVRVNVIQWVHRATRGWSYGASVTDPRTGEILKGHVSLGSLRVRQDYLIAEGLLAPYVGADAAGFAPEDDPMLALALARLRQLSAHEVGHTIGLAHNFAGSTQGRTSVMDYPAPLATLTDGRIDVSDAYAVGMGEWDIQAVRYGYVRDDAEADRVLAENRDRGLRYITDADARPTGAASPTGALWDNGADAVRALRDEMAVRRAALDRFGDDVIRTGRPLATAEEVLVPLYLRHRYQVDATAHLVGGVAYGYTARGDGEAPPTPVDGETQLAAIDALLATVTPEALALPSAARAIPPRPPGFGATRELFDGRTGLTFDPVAPAETAARLTFGYLFDADRAARLAYQHDLDSTLPSFVDLIDRTGGMLWMTPAPDAYHEEIRRTVLTAWVDALMALAADADAAPTVRAASEAALTEMAGADPDGPREDAVFERWLGRRITRFLDRDHDEAADVTPPTPPPGSPIGQ; translated from the coding sequence ATGTCTCGCCTTCTCGCTGCCGCCCTCGTCCTCGTCGCCGCCGGGTGCGCCGCGCCTGCCTCGGTGGCCCCCCCGAGTGACTCGCCGAGGTCGGGGCTGCCGGCCATCGACGCCAAGACGGCCGGGCTGGAGCGGCAAGGCGGCTTCGTGCCGGTCTGGTGGGACGCCGACCAGGGCACGATCTGGCTCTCCGTTCCCCTCGACACCGACCTGCTCTACAGCGTCGCGCTGGCGGCCGGGCTGGGGTCGAACGATGTGGGGCTGGACCGTGGGCAGTTAGGAGGTGAGCGGGTCGTCCGGTTCGAGCGGGTCGGGCGGAAGGTGCTGCTCGTGCAGCCCAACCTGCGCTTCCGCGCCGGGACCGACAACGCGGCGGAGCGCACCGCCGTCGCCGACGCCTTCGCGCCGTCGGTCGTCTGGGGCTTCGACGTCGCCGCGGCCAGTGACGGGCGCGTGCTGATCGACGCCACCGACTTCGTCGTCCGCGACGCGCATGGGGTCGCGGACCAACTCCGGCAGACCGGCCAGGGGACGTTCGCGCTCGACAAGAGCCGCAGCGCCCCTGTCCCGGAGATGCTGAAGGGCTTCCCGGAGAACACCGAGCTGGAGGCCCGGCTGACGTTCGCGAGCAGCCAGCCCGGCCGCTACGTCCGCGACGTGGCGGCCGACCCGCAGGCCGTGACCGTCCGCGTGCGGCACTCGTTCGTCCAGCTTCCCGACGATGGGTACGTGCCGCGCGCCTTCGCGCCCGCCTCGGGCTACTTCCCGTTCACCTACGCCGACTACGCCGTGCCCATCGGCGAGGACGTGGTGCAGCGCGTGGTCACGCGCCACCGCCTGACCTGCGCGGCGCCGCCCGACGCGAGCGGGATGTGCGACCCGGTCGAGCCCATCGTCTACTACCTCGATCCCGGGACGCCGGAGCCCGTCCGCAGCGCGTTGCTGGACGGCGCCCGCTGGTGGGCCGAGGCGTTCGAGGCGGCCGGTTGGCGCGACGCCTACCGGGTCGAGGTGATGCCCGACTCGCTCGACCCCCTCGACGTGCGCGTCAACGTGATCCAGTGGGTCCACCGGGCGACACGCGGGTGGAGCTACGGCGCGTCGGTGACCGACCCGCGGACGGGCGAGATCCTGAAGGGCCACGTGTCGCTGGGCTCGCTCCGCGTCCGCCAGGACTACCTGATCGCGGAGGGCCTGCTCGCGCCGTACGTCGGCGCGGACGCGGCCGGGTTCGCGCCCGAGGACGACCCGATGCTGGCGCTCGCGCTGGCCCGCCTCCGGCAGCTCTCGGCCCACGAGGTCGGCCACACGATCGGGCTGGCGCACAACTTCGCCGGGAGCACCCAGGGCCGCACGTCGGTGATGGACTACCCGGCCCCGCTGGCGACGCTGACGGACGGCCGCATCGACGTGTCGGACGCGTATGCGGTCGGCATGGGCGAGTGGGACATCCAGGCGGTGCGCTACGGCTACGTCCGCGACGACGCCGAGGCGGACCGGGTGCTGGCGGAGAACCGCGACCGCGGCCTGCGCTACATCACCGACGCCGACGCGCGGCCCACCGGCGCGGCCTCGCCCACGGGCGCCCTCTGGGACAACGGCGCCGACGCCGTGCGGGCGCTCCGCGACGAGATGGCCGTCCGCCGCGCCGCGCTCGACCGCTTCGGCGACGACGTGATCCGCACCGGCCGGCCGCTCGCGACGGCCGAGGAGGTCCTCGTTCCCCTCTACCTCCGCCACCGCTACCAGGTGGATGCGACCGCGCACCTCGTCGGCGGCGTGGCCTACGGGTACACGGCGCGCGGTGACGGCGAGGCGCCCCCGACGCCTGTCGATGGGGAGACCCAACTGGCGGCCATCGACGCGCTGCTCGCGACCGTCACGCCCGAGGCGCTGGCGCTCCCGTCCGCCGCCCGTGCGATCCCGCCGCGCCCGCCGGGCTTCGGCGCCACGCGCGAGCTGTTCGACGGGCGGACGGGCCTGACCTTCGACCCGGTCGCACCAGCCGAGACGGCCGCCCGGCTCACGTTCGGCTACCTCTTCGACGCCGACCGCGCCGCGCGCCTCGCCTACCAGCACGACCTCGACTCGACGCTCCCAAGCTTCGTGGACCTCATCGACCGGACCGGCGGGATGCTCTGGATGACGCCCGCCCCCGATGCCTACCACGAGGAGATCCGCCGGACCGTCCTCACGGCCTGGGTCGACGCGCTGATGGCCCTCGCGGCCGACGCCGACGCCGCCCCGACCGTCCGTGCCGCGTCCGAGGCGGCGCTGACCGAGATGGCAGGCGCCGACCCCGACGGTCCGCGGGAGGACGCCGTCTTCGAGCGCTGGCTGGGGCGCCGCATCACCCGCTTCCTGGACCGCGACCACGACGAGGCTGCCGACGTGACCCCGCCGACGCCTCCGCCGGGCTCGCCCATCGGCCAGTAG